A stretch of the Papaver somniferum cultivar HN1 chromosome 6, ASM357369v1, whole genome shotgun sequence genome encodes the following:
- the LOC113291001 gene encoding uncharacterized protein At4g26485-like: MGNFFSNTSERACKEDNINKDESCSSTVSSANEWYQKPTPVPIRDSTRSNILTREIREIHRTQEVVVKKREGHDVELKTTSDLQKEKKKSSEGTITHYNRSQRILLVGEGDFSFSACLANAFGSATDMVATSLDTEETLLEKYSGARKNIRQLQKLGCLVLHEVGVHDMLYDSDLMNMKFDRIVFNFPHAGHFPPLYETDGFLIEMHKKLLLGFFKSASKMLNKAGEIHVSHRNDFPYNQREIKKLANDAGLQLIGKVKFQKSDYPGYSN, from the exons ATGGGCAACTTTTTCTCAAACACCTCTGAAAGAGCATGTAAGGAAGACAATATTAACAAAGATGAAAGTTGTAGTAGTACTGTTTCATCCGCAAATGAGTGGTATCAAAAACCAACCCCAGTTCCAATTCGAGATTCAACTAGATCGAATATCTTAACCAGAGAAATAAGAGAAATTCATAGAACACAAGAAGTAGTAGTGAAGAAAAGAGAGGGTCATGATGTTGAACTGAAAACTACTTCTGATctacaaaaagagaaaaagaaaagtagtGAAGGAACCATAACACACTACAATAGGTCTCAAAGGATACTATTGGTTGGAGAGGGTGATTTTTCATTCTCAGCTTGCTTAGCGAATGCCTTCGGCTCTGCTACAGACATGGTTGCTACCTCTTTGGATACGGAAG AAACGCTACTGGAGAAATATTCAGGCGCTAGGAAAAACATAAGGCAGCTCCAGAAGTTGGGATGCCTTGTTTTACATGAAGTTGGTGTTCATGACATGTTATATGACTCAGATTTAATGAACATGAAGTTCGATCGCATTGTCTTCAATTTCCCACATGCTGGTCATTTTCCTCCGTTATATGAAACTGATGGCTTTCTCATCGA GATGCATAAGAAGCTCTTACTGGGATTTTTCAAGAGTGCGAGTAAGATGTTGAATAAAGCTGGTGAAATTCATGTCTCACACAGGAATGATTTCCCATACAACCAAAGGGAGATCAAGAAACTTGCCAACGATGCTGGTCTTCAATTGATAGGAAAAGTGAAATTTCAAAAATCTGACTATCCGGGTTATAGCAACTAG
- the LOC113291002 gene encoding uncharacterized protein At4g26485-like, which translates to MDSNATTERWITHYSSSHKILLVGEGDFSFSACLARAFRSASNMVATTIDSEDTLYTRLPSSELNIKDLQSMGCLVLHNVDVNFMASSSCYPVLARMKFNRIVYNFPHAGHFYMRENRPYVIQRHKDLLSGFFKSSRKMLKEDGEVHVAHRDDHPYNRWEIEELANEAGLILIEKVDFRSSLYAGYSNKRGGSVRSNDSFPLGNFPKTFKFSLKSS; encoded by the exons ATGGACAGTAATGCTACTACTGAAAGATGGATAACACATTACAGCAGCTCTCATAAGATACTACTAGTTGGAGAAGGAGATTTTTCATTCTCAGCTTGTTTAGCTAGGGCTTTTCGCTCTGCTTCCAATATGGTAGCCACCACTATAGATTCCGAAG ATACACTGTATACAAGGTTACCAAGTTCTGAGTTAAATATCAAAGACCTCCAGAGCATGGGATGCTTGGTTCTGCACAACGTGGATGTTAATTTCATGGCGTCGTCATCTTGCTATCCAGTATTAGCCCGCATGAAGTTCAACCGTATAGTTTACAACTTTCCCCATGCAGGACATTTCTATATGAGAGAAAATCGTCCCTACGTCATTCA GAGGCACAAGGATCTCTTATCAGGATTTTTCAAGAGTTCGAGGAAGATGTTGAAAGAAGATGGTGAAGTTCATGTTGCACACAGGGATGACCACCCTTACAATCGATGGGAGATCGAAGAACTTGCTAATGAAGCTGGTCTTATTTTGATAGAAAAAGTAGATTTTCGCTCATCCCTCTATGCGGGTTACAGTAACAAAAGAGGCGGTAGCGTCAGAAGTAACGATAGCTTCCCTCTGGGAAACTTCCCAAAGACCTTCAAATTTTCACTGAAATCAAGTTAA
- the LOC113285820 gene encoding probable glycosyltransferase At5g03795: protein MNEDDHEQQALFNSSTSFIKPSGSSTANSQQLHATDLTPSIVVANEDYTPSTKYEHRYTKLEKIEVGLARARSLIKGASRNRSIAQNDRDNVPQGATYKNAYSFHRSYIEMEKKFKIFVYEEGELPIFHDGPCKSIYSTEGLFIHQMEMNNHFRTKNPDEAHVFFLPFSVVRMVQYLYVPDSHEIKSIGRTVVDYVDVVARKYPYWNRSNGGDHFMLSCHDWGPRTSSFVPELFNNSIRVLCNANTSEGFNPSKDASLPEIHLRTAYATAQLGGLSPSGRTILAFFAGGLHGHIRYLLLNQWKNKDQDVLVYDRVPEGVSYENMMKTSKICLCPSGYEVASPRIVEAIYAECVPVLISDHYVPPFSDVLNWKSFSVQISVSDIPNIKKILMGIS, encoded by the exons ATGAATGAAGATGATCATGAGCAACAAGCCCTCTTCAATTCTTCCACCTCATTTATCAAGCCCTCCGGCTCGTCAACTGCCAATTCACAACAACTGCACGCTACTGATCTAACCCCGTCAATA GTCGTCGCAAATGAAGATTATACACcttcaacaaaatatgaacatAGATACACAAAATTAGAGAAGATTGAAGTAGGTCTTGCCAGAGCTCGAAGTTTGATCAAAGGAGCTTCTAGGAATCGCAGTATAGCCCAAAATGATAGAGATAATGTTCCTCAAGGAGCCACTTACAAAAATGCCTACTCATTTCACCG aAGTTATATtgagatggagaagaaattcaAGATATTTGTATACGAAGAAGGAGAGCTACCAATATTCCACGACGGTCCATGCAAAAGCATTTACTCCACGGAAGGATTGTTCATTCACCAAATGGAGATGAATAATCATTTCCGAACTAAAAATCCCGATGAAGCACACGTTTTCTTTCTGCCATTTAGTGTTGTAAGGATGGTTCAGTACCTTTACGTGCCTGATTCCCACGAAATCAAATCCATTGGTCGCACTGTGGTGGACTATGTAGATGTTGTTGCTCGTAAATATCCATACTGGAACCGGAGCAACGGTGGCGATCATTTCATGCTGTCGTGTCACGACTGG GGGCCTCGTACATCTTCTTTCGTTCCTGAGCTATTCAACAATTCCATTCGGGTATTATGCAATGCTAACACCTCAGAAGGATTCAACCCCTCCAAAGATGCATCACTTCCTGAGATTCATTTACGAACTGCATATGCAACTGCTCAGCTAGGTGGTCTTTCACCTTCTGGACGTACCATACTTGCATTCTTCGCTGGGGGTCTGCATGGTCATATCAGATATTTGCTTCTGAATCAATGGAAAAACAAAGATCAAGATGTTCTGGTTTATGACAGGGTCCCAGAAGGAGTGTCTTACGAAAATATGATGAAGACTAGCAAAATCTGTCTCTGCCCAAGTGGGTATGAAGTTGCCAGTCCTAGAATTGTCGAAGCAATCTATGCAGAATGCGTTCCGGTGTTGATCTCTGATCATTATGTTCCTCCGTTCAGCGATGTTTTAAATTGGAAGTCATTTTCAGTTCAGATTTCTGTTAGTGACATTccaaatataaagaaaattctaATGGGAATATCGTAA
- the LOC113288234 gene encoding UPF0481 protein At3g47200-like, producing MGRKGKGRKSHGRLRSIKHQTSTNGQPPEWVININKCLNEGPELDSGRSWTIYRIPRNLVNVHKPAYIPKIISIGPFYYQESRLQAMEEHKTRYLMRILGYTGLQHSAVTTDNTTNNQDNKGKLELAEPSSHMQQQRRLSGKDIRLEDLVAAMKALERKTRECYSEKFDDVESNDFVQMMVTDGCFVIELLRLFYNYYFEDDNKESVSDPIFTTRWMIRSLQRDLLMLQNQLPFFVLNELFNLTSCPGKSNMSLVDLTVKFFAPLLPRYDVDSNRDMRGDHTEYDHLLDILRTSFITEIQNKKPISRLRKPPHATPSVRFVQEKQLIHSVKELQDAGVKFLKKEQSNLLDIDYEDGKLKIPPLYIDDNTVPVLLNFVAYEQCDEEAEPYFTNHLMFFDSLVNSSLDVEILHNYGIVDHLLGSDKDVTNLINRLCREIVYDVESCHLSKQMREVNDAYKAYYATRWHKWWANLIRDYFSSPWTFLSLLAAIILLLLTSAQTFFAIYAYFKPPNT from the exons ATGGGGCGTAAAGGCAAAGGAAGGAAATCTCATGGACGACTGAGATCGATAAAACATCAAACTAGCACTAATGGGCAGCCTCCGGAATGGGTGATCAACATCAACAAATGTCTTAACGAGGGTCCTGAATTGGATTCAGGTAGATCATGGACTATCTATAGAATACCCAGAAACTTGGTTAATGTTCATAAGCCTGCTTACATCCCCAAAATCATATCAATCGGTCCATTTTATTACCAAGAATCTCGTTTACAAGCCATGGAGGAGCACAAGACGCGTTATCTAATGCGTATCCTGGGATACACTGGCCTCCAACATTCTGCAGTTACTACAGACAATACTActaataatcaagataacaaaggTAAACTAGAACTAGCTGAACCATCTTCCCATATGCAGCAGCAACGACGTCTTTCAGGCAAAGACATTCGTTTGGAAGATTTAGTCGCAGCGATGAAGGCTTTGGAAAGGAAGACAAGAGAATGCTACTCAGAGAAATTTGATGATGTCGAAAGCAACGATTTTGTCCAAATGATGGTAACCGACGGTTGTTTCGTGATTGAGCTACTTCGCCTTTTCTATAACTACTACTTTGAAGATGACAATAAG GAATCAGTAAGTGATCCGATCTTCACTACACGATGGATGATTCGTTCTTTGCAGCGCGATTTATTGATGTTACAGAACCAGCTTCCCTTTTTTGTTCTAAATGAACTATTCAACTTAACGAGCTGTCCTGGAAAGTCTAACATGTCTCTAGTCGATCTCACAGTCAAGTTTTTTGCTCCACTTCTTCCACGGTATGATGTCGACAGTAACAGGGACATGAGAGGTGATCATACTGAGTATGATCACTTACTTGACATACTGCGCACAAGCTTCATTACAGAGATTCAGAACAAGAAGCCCATATCACGCTTAAGGAAACCTCCTCATGCGACTCCAAGTGTCCGATTTGTTCAGGAGAAGCAATTGATTCATTCTGTTAAAGAACTACAAGATGCAGGAGTGAAGTTCTTGAAGAAAGAACAGAGCAACTTACTAGACATTGATTATGAGgatggaaagttaaaaattcctCCTCTCTACATTGACGACAACACCGTTCCTGTCTTGCTAAATTTTGTGGCTTACGAGCAATGTGATGAGGAGGCAGAGCCTTATTTCACAAATCACTTGATGTTCTTTGATAGtttggtgaattcatcattgGATGTCGAGATACTGCACAACTATGGCATAGTTGATCATCTTTTGGGAAGCGATAAAGACGTAACTAATCTCATCAATCGGTTATGTAGAGAGATTGTTTACGACGTCGAGAGTTGTCACTTATCTAAGCAAATGAGGGAAGTGAATGATGCTTACAAGGCATATTATGCTACAAGATGGCATAAATGGTGGGCGAATTTGATCCGTGACTACTTCAGCAGCCCATGGACATTTCTCTCACTCCTTGCCGCCATCATTTTATTGCTTTTAACATCGGCCCAAACCTTTTTTGCTATCTATGCTTATTTTAAACCACCAAATACATAG